Genomic DNA from Pungitius pungitius chromosome 12, fPunPun2.1, whole genome shotgun sequence:
CGCAAAGGAGAGCGAGTCttgattgagaaaaatggtgGTGCAGTTTGGCTGACCGAGATGGACCATCTAGGTGTTGCTTTCTACCAGGCCTATATGGAGGGCACTGGGCGCGGAAAAGCCAAAGCAGCTGACCTTCTCTTCGGGCTGGGAGAGACTCTGGGTCTTGGCGAACGTCATTCTAATCCTGAGATGGTGAAAGAAGCCCTCAAGCACCATGCAGTGCCAGAGCAGTCCTACAAATGGTACATTGACATGCGGGAAGTGAAACCACTCCAGACCAGTGGATGGGGCATGGGGACAGAGCGCTACTTGTGTTGGCTGCTTCAGCATGATGACATCAGAGATTTACATATCATTCCAAGGATGAAAGGAATTAAGTACATGCCCTGATCATTAACAGGTGAATAGGCTGTAGGACATGACTAATGTTGAATTGGGATTGTATTTGATCAATTATAGCGTATACGATTTAACATTTCAAACACCGGCGTGGAATTATCCAATGGCTTgactaaatcaaattaaaaaacgtACCTTTTTTGTGAAAGCAGTTGTTTAGTCTTGATCCTTGTTAATGAATGGAAACAGTATTTGGGTTGTGTTGGTAAAACTGTAATGAAATCAATAAAGTCTTGACAAATGGCTTTTTTGTCAATGCTAAATGGAGCACATctcaaaaaatatattgttcCTGGGAAACTTTAACCTTGCAAAATAGTTCTTATTATCTCACAAGTTAGGGTGGGTCATCATATCTGTATGACATAGAGAACCAGTTCtatgtttggacacactttctcattcaatggTTTTCTTTACCTTCATTTTCATCACAAAATTCATATTGAAGACATCAACACTATGAGGGAATTATGTAGTAAAAGAAAGTGTTAAGCAAACCAGAATCTTTTAGATTCTTCAAAgtaattacttttttctttgtcagCTTTGCACACTCTTGCAATTCTTTCAATCAGCTTTACATGAAGGGGTTCCCATACTCTGATTTTAGTGCAGACCTTAAAATGATTAAAGACAGTATCCGTAGTAGAGAGCATTTTCTTATTTAATGAAGAACTTTAGGGCAACAACATCATGACATTTGTAGTGTAAATTGTTAGTGTTAACATGATGCACATGCGATCAATCAGGTTAACTTGAAGAAGTAAAGAGGATACTCAGTTGATGTCACTTCAATATTTCAATCTTCAGTAATAGTGGTGCGTGGAGGCAATGAATGGTTACGGATCAACTCCTCAGTCATCACTTCCAACACTGACACTCAGGGGTTTCTTTTGCGTGTACACCCCGGGTTCTCTGTGTATGACGGCTCCTGGTATGAGTGGCTCACCAAGAGATGTGGTCTCCGAGGTCAATCCGAAGCTCACGAATATTTGACAAAGCAGCACTTAGAAATCAGCTTTCAAAATTTACTAAGTACAATCGCAAATGTTTAAGTTTTAACGTTGATGTGACGCTTAAATATATGCTATGAGTGTGCTCGATAGATTTAAATGAGACACATATCATTGCTTGTGAAAAACGGCTGTGTGATAAAGGTCTTTTGGCAGTTTAGCCCTGAACATAATATGACTTCAGTGTAATGTCGCAACTTTCTTGTAAAGAAAGGGAAatgagtgctgctgctgccagactTCCGTTAGAGACCTATTAATGACAGGTTAAAGAATAGTTTTTCATCGTATTTGATCCTACAAAATATTGTGTTAAAAAATCTGGCACAACCTGCTGGTGGGTTCGAAGAAGTGGACTTTAAATATATGGATACGCCCCCTCCTTATAACTCATTGCAGTCAAGTTTAAAATGGGGTAACCAGTGAAAGCAAGGAGGcgtaaaaaaggtaaacaaagagaaCGGTACACgtgtgttcagactgtcataataaaatgtatacattaaaaaacatcaaTGATTAAAGCTGGAGAAAAAAACCGTGAAATcagattatatttaataatatattcgTGAAATATAAACTTTGTCATCGAAGcaatttaaacaaaaagaaaataaagcactATTTAGAATTAGCTCTTATTTCGTGAGTAGACGTTTAATTCTGAGAGTGATATGTGACAACAAAGTTCTGTcccatattatattatattattatatccCAGAAGccctcacagactctcacactcaaCCACGTCAGTTAAGGCACtaaggggtcaggggtcagggttcAGGGGTGATATTGGGATTGGGCCTCGTAGCCTCTCGGGTTTCCTTTCCGCGTTGCCCTTCGCGCGCGCAGTCCCGAACCTTTCCCTCTAGTGCGCGCGTCCTGTACAACGCGAGTGCCTCGTCATGGCGGCGCAGACCCGGGCGCTGGTGTCGGTCCAGTGGCTGGCGGATGCTCTCCGAAACAACCTCGTCGGGCCCAAACTTCGCGTTCTGGACTCTTCGTGGTACCTGCCGAAAATGAAGCGGGACCCGAGAGCTGAATTCGCGCAGAGGCACATCCCGGGCTCCTCTTTCTTCGACATCGACGACTGCCGCGACAAGAGCTCCGCTGCGGATCACATGCTGCCGACGTGCGGCCACTTCTCCCGCTACGCCGGGGACCTCGGCATCGGCAACGACACGCACGTAGTGGTGTACGACACCAGCGACTTCGGGTCGTTCTCTGCGCCCCGCGTTTGGTGGATGTTCCGGCTGTTCGGACACGGGTCGGTGTCGGTGCTGGACGGCGGCATGAGGAGCTGGCTGGCCGGAGGTCACCCGGTGACTTGTGTCGACTCCAAACCGGAGCGCGCGCAGTTCAAGGCGACGCTGAACCCGTCGTGGGTGAAGAGCTTTGAGGACGTGTTGGAGAACATCCGGAGCGAGAAAGTCCAGTTGGTGGATGCCAGGTCCGCAGGGAGGTTCAGGGGTACTGAGCCGGAGCCCAGAGACGGTGAGCTGGACTTCTAACTATCGGAGACCCAAATTGACCTCATCTGAAAGCTGTTAATATAAAGATTTAATTTGTAGATACGGCCTCGCAGAGTGGTCAACTTGTACGTGTCATGAATcggaagtaaaaataaattagtacgAATAATTTGTTAATTAAACAAATTGTGCAACTGCAAAAGACCTTAATGTGTTCTAGTGCTCTATTATCTCTGCAACCCTTGAGGTTCATTTGACTTCCATCCAAAATACCACCCTAAGACTTTAAGGAAAACTAGTAAACGGCATGCTCTGATACGGCATCAAAACCCTTTTGAGCTATGAGATTTCTGTCCCAAAATGCAGAGTTTATTATTATGAATGGGCACCTAAGCATCGAAAAGAGCCCATTATCCACGCAtcctgaggtcagaggtcagggcaCCCGCCTGTTCTACCagttctaccaatccagaattttACCAAAAGTTTGTACCGTTAAGCAGCCCATTTCCCGACAGGTTAGCGACAGTACCACATTTACCGAGCTGTCTATTTTTATTGGAACACATTATACACATATGAATGACGGGTAGATCTATTCCACATCCAACATAATGTAGATTTTGTATTATgagaatgttaaaataaaaaaacaaaaacaatttacagTGATTTAGATGGTCATGGTATACTTCAGCAGAATGAGTTGTCTGCTGCTGATGGGACTGCTGAAGGAACGTGATATGTggaagaaacttttttttattttattaccgGCAATTCACATGGTTTGTCACTCCTCTGCCTCACTCTTACAGACACACTACCGGGACACATCCCTGGTGCAATCAACATGCCGTTCACTTCTTTCCTGGATGCCTCTGGCAACGAGCTGGGAGCTGAGGCCCTTTCAAAACTGTTCCTAGAGGCGGGGGTGGACCTGGAGCAACCACTGTGGGCTTCCTGTGGCTCCGGAGTCACAGCGTGTCATGTTGTTCTGGCAGCTCACCTGCTCGGGCACCCTGGGGTGTGCGTTTATGACGGCTCCTGGTCAGAATGGTTTAAAAGGGCATCGCCGGAGCATATCAtcacagagggggagggaaagaagTGAAGGAAGAGGAACGTCAGTCGGTCACTACAAGCAAGAGTCTGGTGGGAAAGCAGTGTTCTCGCTGCCATGATGAGTCTCATAGAGAACTTTTCAACTAACACGGAGGAGATCGTTCATGCTGCGCACAGAGTGAACTTGTTATAAAAAATCTTCTCTCCTTatgcaaattatctttttttccttgtATAATGCAGAAAGGTTTGCAATATTGTTAGAATGGTTAACATGGTTTTTGATGTCACGATTATATTTTGTCATGTTAGCGATGGTAAAGATAAGGAAATCTCAGAGGTTTTTTGAAATTACGGGATGTAGGGTTCTgtgaattgtatttttcttaacAATGTACTGatgaaatatttcacttttcaaTAAATCGTGAGGCTGTTGCTTTGTTATGCTTTAAATCGATacattgtcatctttttttcctctttgaatcATTTCTATCTCATGACACAAAGGATTTACTTCTTTATTCAGTAATCAGAAAAGTAAATATTAGTTTGTTATAAGGGCAAAAAACTGCATATGGAGGAAATAGACAGTGAACACcatgttttcctcacagttaaTGGAATTATATGGAgcttttttctcttcctgcttAATTTCATTGAAAGTGAAAATTGTTTcttggtatttttttaatgtaatttgttttccttcgtaacatttttaatcaaattgttACTAAAATAAAACTGAACCCAGAAATGAGAACCACAAAAAGGCTGCAGAATACAACacgtaaaatgtgtttttttaatttggatgCTGACGCAGAGAAAATCAAATCCAGTTTAAACTGGTTCCTGTGCTTGATTTTAGGTGTCTGGCAATATGCCTGATCTTAACCACTAAGTTAGtatatttcacctttttttcacTCCATGGTGGTAAGCTATTATCTGCAAGTGTACAATGCACATTATTTAACTTAAATGGGAAAGAAAATGTCTACTAATTTAAGATAAAAAATTAGAACCAGCTGAGCAAGAGTTGTATTTGGAGAGCTGTTTAGAAGATTGCGGGGAAAGTTGTATACTTGTTCCAACCTGCATCATTGTCTTTTGTTACAGGAAATATGGCACTGCCACCTTTTTGAACTGTGGACAATAGCAAGTGAAGCATTATTAGCTATTGTGTATGATGTCAGCTGTTGCTAGGGGCCACCagggtgaaaaagaaaaaagggaacaaagaaTTACCACTGGGCAAAAGAGAACGATCAACCTTTTTTGAACAATTATTCTTGAGTTGTGAACTTTGTTCACTATGTCTACAGTTGTGTATTAATTACAAGCTGTTTGCAGATGTGTAATTATTACAGGTGGCAACCTCTGGTTCTGCAAATTAAAGTAAATGCCTTGTACTTGCATTCTCTCAACAGGGCAGCAGGGGccgactcctctggttgcaaaaaaacaattttgatTGTATAGAGGTCAAGGAGAAAGTTATCTTGTTTCTCACTTGATTCATCACCTTCAGGTTATGTTCTCAATTGCTAGTTTATATACAGCATGATGTCCGTTATGTTAATAATTATGGTGACGTCAAGTTTGAAATTGAGCTATTTTGTGATTGACTGGTCACTGCGGCTACAAGCTGGTGCTACCAGATACCTGTATGGCGTCACTTACGTTTGACAGGTTGCAAAAAGCCAAGATAGCGACGTCCGAAATGCTCAGCTTCAAGCTTCAAAAAGGCAGTCCACATACCTGGTGGTTGACATTGTGATGACTATGTCTTCTTATATAAGTCTATAATCGCTCCAAATTAACCAAACCTTCCTTTCGGGGTCCGACAGAAGCTTCTCCAGCGTATACTTCCCCCTTAATGTCACACTCGTCAGCTCAAAGGCAAAATGAGTTGAATTTTTTTCAGCCTCTGCCTGTATTTTCTTATATTACTGTGTTCGGGACATCCGTCAACCTCCATTTAATCTATCAAAactatcaaataaaatattctgTAGAGCCTACATGAAACAATtgagaaacaaattaaaaatggccAGTGAAAGGTGAGTCGTTTAGGATCTGGCTGCATGACTCAGAATGATGGAATCTTTCAACGGCGCGAACTTCCCCGAATGCATCCAATGCCACAACAAAGATGGCCGACCGTCTCAGACGTGTGTCACTCGCATATTCCCAAAAACTGCCTGAAGGTCCTTACGAAATAAACAAATTGGGGTCCTTTCTCGCGATAGGCTAGCTGTGGAAACGGTGTTGCGAGTCACATTGTTGTAACACATCTGTGGTTCATTTGGGAAAAATAACACCAATATATGTCGATAAGATTATTTGGGAGATGTTGATGAAATTGAAGTTTCTTTCGGGTTGGTCGTTTTCGCCCTAACTGGCCCACTAGTTCCGTTTTTGAACGTCGAAGGGTGTGTTTCTGTTGGGCCGCCGTTAGCATAGCAGCAACGTTAGCCTCAGCGAAGCAGTTAAGCTAACGTTCTCAAACCCGCGTCATCGTCGGTATTCAACGTTAGCCAAATAAAAACCAGAGGTAAGTTCGGTCGAAGCGAGGCAATTGTTCGTCGTCTGTtgcttttgtacattttgtcctTGTAAGGAATTAACGTACATCGGCCCGATCTAACGTTACCATGTAAATCTAACGTTACGTATCTCATTTAACAACGTTGAATACGTCCCGACGTTTGGGTAAATGGTGAAACCTGTAGCGCTATTCCCCGAAGAATACATCGCGGCTGCGATGCACGTACGTGGAGGATTTAAATTGAATAATAAAcgtgtttgtggggtttttttctccccccacaGGGAGGCGTTCATGAGCAGCAATGTCTGGCATCGCTCTTAGCAGACTGTCTCAGGAGCGTAAAGCCTGGAGGAAAGACCACCCATTCGTAAGCAACATGTCGATACTTATTCAACAGGAACGGGTGCAATTTACACAACGTAGATGACTAATTAGTGACCACTCATTGATGTTTTGGGTCTCTGTAAATCTCACAGGGGTTTGTTGCTGTGCCCACAAAGAATCCCGATGGGACCATGAATCTGATGAACTGGGAGTGTGCGATTCCGGGGAAGAAAGGAGTAAGTTAGTTAGCAGCAGAAACTGCAGTGAACCAGCTACTCCCACCGGTCTGCAGAATGACCAGCTGGAAACCCTTTCAATGCACAATTCATTAAGATGTCATTCTCCATGTTAGACAGCAAACCTCACAACCAGGTATTTAACATGGTGCTTTATTTGTCACCAGATCATcatgttaaaatactgcaagtGATGGAGTACTATTCAACATAGAAATATGCCACTGAAATAACAGGCATGAGCAACATATGAAGGTCATTTACGATTTTTAAATCCTGCATTAGATAATGATAATACATTTCAAACGGCATTTAAAGGCCAAagtttgaaagaaaagaaaaaagagcaaaatatGCGGGATGCTTGAAAAAACCAAGATGCTTAGGTCTTCATAtccataatggcacttttatgTTCgtcaatgtttttaatgttttcttgtATCCTTTCCTATTTACTAAAgcagttttttcccccttcGTCTCGTTAGACCTTGTGGGAAGGAGGGCTCTATAAACTCAGAATGCTGTTCAAAGATGACTACCCTTCCTCACCACCAAAATGTGAGTAAACACTCCACACCCGGTGCTCCAGTCCACCTCATTTACATGCAGGTGTCCGTTCAGCCTAAAATAAGAGGAAGTGCAATAATTAAGAGTTTGGGCAACAATGTCACTGTATCTTGTTTAGTCGGTAGTGTGTACTCGTTGTGTAAGTAAAAGATGAcagtgttttatatatatatatatatatatatatatataccgtatctatttttaaaaatttgaCAGCAACTTTATTCTTTGCTCGGGTAAACTTTTCTCCACTGTTTGCAAAGGAAGTAGTTTGTGGATATATTGATGCTCTGACTGTATCAAATAGAGAACCTTTGATTGAAAGCTTAGCGGAGTGAATTTCTAAGTTGTTTCTATGTTGAACAAAGATATTGTTTAGCTATTGATGTTGGTAAACAGATGTGAGGAACATTTCTCCATCTTGACAATACTTCCTAAAATCCTCTTGGTTTTGAGAGAGATTTCAGGTTTTCCCAACAATTACTTAATGTTACTATCTAAggaacattttgtgttttcccaAGTCAGTCTCGTTTTGACCTCTAAAACTCACATTCATTTCTCAGGCAAGTTTGAGCCACCAATATTCCACCCAAATGTTTACCCATCCggcactgtctgtctgtccatcctggaggaggacaaggactgGAGGCCCGCCATCACCATCAAACAGGTCTGAACACTCAACGGTCTCCCTCATACCCGTATCCACGCAGCATTGCactttttaacttaaaaacCAAATACCAAGAATCATCAGGAATcgggaaacatttattgccataatatgtcagacatacaaggaatttgacttggcggttggtgcataacatacatttagacattggacaacaagacaacatagtgcaaggaataaaataaaaacattttaaaatatctaatgCTAAATAACAATACTTTCTAAGGCGGTTGCGCAACGCCGTCGGCCAATCGAGCATGGCACATGCATAGTACAtttataatacaaataaattaaacaattcaTTGATTTACCTGGTAAAGCagactttattttacatttatatacatacaGAGAATGAAAGCACAATTTGAGATGTACAATACATAATCCTTGATAAATCACtcgaaatacacacaaaaaaagagaaaaaatgtcaATAATTTTAATGAAAGAAATTACTTGAAACAATTTGCTCTGAGAAACAATTGAGATGTGAGAAATGCATTCAGCAACAACAGTGTGCAGACAAATGAATATTCCTCGGCCACACATTTCAAGCTTAATGAAGCAGCACACTGCAGATGCAGTACTTTTGGTATTGTGTCAACCCTCTGCTGCGGTACTTCATCCACTGGCTCACCCTGGCGTTGGCACTGTGAGGGTCCTTATCACATGTGCCGGCCTCACACTACTGTGGGGATGCAGGAGGGGTGTAGGATCTGACTATAGGAACGTTGGCTCTGATTTCAGATCCTGCTGGGAATCCAGGAGCTGCTGAACGAGCCTAACATTCAAGACCCCGCACAAGCAGAAGCTTACACAATTTACTGGTAGGTGCTGTGATGACCCGACCCACCCCAAAGCCTACAAATGAGGCCTGAAAggaagctgattttttttttttttttacatttgccatGTTAATATTTTACAGGAAAATACTTTGTGATAGGGTTTGATAACATTTGAGATAATCCAAACAGTGTATGTAATTTCCTTCAAAGCCCTGACTGTTTTTGAGAGAATTCCATTCCTAATCACAGCCCTTTGGAGACCAAATGCAAGTCACAACACGAAAGGAGAAATCCACATTTCCTTATGAAGTACTACCTGGACGTAAGCTTCTGAATGACATTAGGGGGTTCTGAATGTCTTCATCTCTTTTGTGTTTCAGTCAGAACAGGATGGATTATGAGAAGCGGGTAAGAGCACAGGCCAAGAAGTTCGCCCCCACATAGAGGGGGGAGCAGACCCCGTCTGAGCAGCCTCAACTGATGGAGGTCACAAACAGGAGGCAGGCAGCACCCGACGGACCACTCCAATAAGAATCCCATTTTGAGTATTACCATTCAATTACAAAAGTGACGAGAGCCTGtgtctcttttcttcctttctattttttaaacaacaaaagttCAAAAAGATTCCAATTCGATCTTTAAGAaatcatttcaacatttttaatgCTTAGCTGATGACCACAGAGCGACTTTGTCATGAGCTCATTCAGGCCTCCATTAATACTGTAAGTCCGAGTAATCATATCAACAGAGCTGTAGAAATAAGATGTCCAGGCCACTCTGTGTAGTTCAGTTGGCTGTGTCAGAAGAGGCGAGTTTGTTTATTCTTAAACttccagttattttttttttctttttctattgaaCCCAGAAGTATTGTAGATAGTTCATGATTAGGGGCACGAGCTGAGGTGAAGCCGTCGGATGCACAATGGCAGTAACATCCTGCCGTTGTGCTCCTGATCCCTCACTTCGTTCCGTGCCACACGTCCCTCCAAACCGAGTTCCCAGAAAAGCATCTAAAGAATACATGTACGGATCGTCCCTGGGCCGGTGCATTGGTTCTAAGCTAAACTCTGGCAGGAAGCGGCGCTCAGTCCACCTCAGAGAATAGAGGAACGATTCTTAAGATCACATTAGTTTTCCAATTTAATTCTCTGCAAATCCATCTGGGAGTGAAAACTATTCGTCCGGCGCAGTGGTGGAACTTCATACACATTCAACTCCGGTTTGTCATCTGCTTTCCAAACTGCCGGCAGGACGAGACGTTGCATAGTACGAGCAAGCTGTCGCCGCGTGCTGTAAACAGCGTACCATCACGTTGGTGGTTCTTCTCCCACAATGCTCACAAAGCAGAAACCAACCTGTGTGAATCCCCAGATGCTATTACAACTCTTGAGTCCGACTGGCAAGCAGAAGCTGAGAGACCCTGAATGGAGCCCCTCGACCAGCAGGAAGACGGATGA
This window encodes:
- the mpst gene encoding 3-mercaptopyruvate sulfurtransferase, yielding MAAQTRALVSVQWLADALRNNLVGPKLRVLDSSWYLPKMKRDPRAEFAQRHIPGSSFFDIDDCRDKSSAADHMLPTCGHFSRYAGDLGIGNDTHVVVYDTSDFGSFSAPRVWWMFRLFGHGSVSVLDGGMRSWLAGGHPVTCVDSKPERAQFKATLNPSWVKSFEDVLENIRSEKVQLVDARSAGRFRGTEPEPRDDTLPGHIPGAINMPFTSFLDASGNELGAEALSKLFLEAGVDLEQPLWASCGSGVTACHVVLAAHLLGHPGVCVYDGSWSEWFKRASPEHIITEGEGKK
- the LOC119220754 gene encoding SUMO-conjugating enzyme UBC9-like; the encoded protein is MSGIALSRLSQERKAWRKDHPFGFVAVPTKNPDGTMNLMNWECAIPGKKGTLWEGGLYKLRMLFKDDYPSSPPKCKFEPPIFHPNVYPSGTVCLSILEEDKDWRPAITIKQILLGIQELLNEPNIQDPAQAEAYTIYCQNRMDYEKRVRAQAKKFAPT